Genomic window (Spirosoma agri):
TTTTCGACCTCGCCCTGGATGGCTTCGTCAAAACGATCGCGCGGGATAGCAATAGAAAAACCGGGTTCAATAAAGTCAAACGTAGCGTTATAGATAACCTGTGACGTAAGCGCAATTTTTAACTCTTCGGCTGCGGCCAGTAACGTATGTCCGGTTTCGTCTTCCAGCACCTGCAACAAGCGCCGATATCGCTTTTTGTCGTGCGACTGGTGGAGCAACTGCCGAATTTGCTGAATTACTTTGGGTGTATACAGAAAGTTGACTTTGCTCCACTCGGCCAGATCATGAAATGGTTTTAGAGGCACTTCCAGCTGTTTATCGCCGTAACGACTCCGATAACCCAGCTCCGGCATGATCGCGGCTAGACTTAGTTCTTTGTCGAAATCATTACCCCCAATCCGGACACCGGTATTAGCCAATATGTCCGATGACCGATCAGGCTTCCGGATGTTTTGCTTGGAAAGTTTGATCACCGTAAAATCCGACGTACCTCCGCCTAGATCGGCAACGATCGCCAGTTTCTCGCTGCTCAATCGTACTTCGTGCGCAAAGGCGGCAGCGATGGGCTCAAACTGAAAGTCGATGTGTTTGAACCCAATCCGTTGCGCAATCACCTGCAATTCGGCCTGGGCTCTGGCGTCGGCGGCAGGGTCGTTATCGACAAAGTGGACGGGTCGACCCATAACTACGTGTTCCAGTTCCTGACCGGCAGCCGAGTCTGCTTTGTCCTTGATCTCCTTCAAAAAAGACGTAATGATCGTAGCAAAATTCATGGATGCGCCGTTCACCAGTGTCCCCTGCTTCATCAGCGAGGTACCCAGTACGCGTTTCAGACTCCGCATAAATCGACCATCCTGCCGCTCGAAAAAGGCATTAACGGCTACCCGGCCGTAGAACGCTTTGTTATCAACTCGCCGGAAGAAGATAGCACTGGGAATGGTCACATGCCCGTTCTCGACCGGAACAAGGTTAATCGCACCATCATTGGCAATGGCTACGCTTGTATTTGATGTTCCAAAATCAATTCCGCAAGAAATAGTATTCATCCTGTTAGCTCAACGTTCATCATGCAAAAACGCTGCTAGGTCAGGCGTTAACCACCAGCCGCTTACACGCCTTTACCGAATAAAAGGGCGTAAACTTACTGCAAAAAGTTGGTTTTAGTATAGCGACTTCGTTTGCTTTTGGATTGACGGAGCGCGTAACGCGGATGGAAACCCGCGATTCCCAGCCAATTGTCGCGGGTTTCCGCCCACGTTACGCGCTCCTGTAGAAGATGTTTACGCTTATGGGTTTACTCCCAGGTAAACTTGAGCAGCGATACGCCTTGCCGGGGTAAGGAAAAGTTCAGGGTAGTTTCCCCACCTGTCGCGGTCACTGGTTTAGGGGCAGAAAACTCTTTCAACTGACCCGCTTTTTCCAGTTTAGCCACCTGCTCGGGCGTCGGATTTTTGGGCGACCCCATAGTCTTCCAAACTTCATACGAATTGCTGAATTCCTTATCGACGCGGTAATGATGAACCGTAATTTTTTTGCTGGGCAGTCCTTTCACCTGCACGGATATAGGTGCATTGGGCGCAGGTACGTTATCGTCGTGGTAATTCCAGACCATCACGGCGGCTGATTTAGCGTCTTTAGAGGCCAAGGCATTGATGTCAGCTTCGGCGCGTACGCTCTCGTCGCGAACACGGACGTAATCGTATGCCAGACCACTTTTCACGTCGACCCGCGTTCCGGGCATCATACCAAACATACGGAATACGTTCAGGACCGGCTTGTCGACGCCGTTGGTAGCCAGATCGCGGAATCCCCGGAACCAGGGCTGATCCTCGAATTCAAAGGCCCACGTAACGGCACCCGCAAGATTAACACCACGCGATTGCGCCAGATCGTATTTGCGGGCGAACGAAGCTGCCGTATAGCTCGAATACATGGTGCCATTCCGGTAGGCGTTCTGCGGACTAAAATCTTCCGAGCAGGCCGCACACCCTTCCGGATCCGACTCGCCGATGATGATTGGTAAATTTTTCAGGCTTGGGTACGATGCGACAATGTCAAACCCTTTGTCAATATCGCGTAGCTGCGTACCCATGTTCATCTGCACGTGACCATCGACCAGCTTCGGTGCGCCTTTGGCATGGAACGTAATGAAGTCGATGGGTGTACCAACCTTTCCGGTTACGTAGTTCTTACCGTTGACAACGTGGTCCATGAAGGCTTTGAAGAACTTCTGAGACCCGGCACTTCCCGGCCCTGTTACTTCGGGACCGCCCATTTTAGCCGTCGGCAAAGCCCGTTTTACCGCATCAGCCGTGTAATCATACAGTTTGATGTATTCTTCCGTCGTGCCTTTCCAATAGCTGATGTTCGGTTCGTTCCAGAGCTCCCAATACCAACTCTCCACCTCTTTCTGACCGTATTTCGCAACAGAATGCTTCACCCACTGGTAGACCAGTTCGCTCCACTTCGTATAGTCCTTTGGCGGATAGGCCCAGCCCAGGTAAATATCGTCGTAATTATCACCGGGTTTCCAGTGATGCCGGTACGGTTCAGGTTTGGACGAGAGTGCCTGTGGCATGAAACCAATCTGCGCGATGGGTTTCATGCCCCGCTCGATGAACGTATCAAAAATCTTATCAACAATGGTCCAGTTGTAAACCGGCTTGCCGTTGGCGTCTTCGGTGTAGGCATTGGTAGAACCCCATTTAAGGGCGGCTTCCCCATCGCCGGTAACCAGTAAACTATGAACCCGAACATAAACCGGCACTTTACTTAACTTGGAAATCTCCGTCAGCAATTTCTTACCGTCTTTCATGTAGGTATAGTTCGGCTCATCGTAGCCAAACCACGCCCAGATTGGTTTCAGCGGACCCTTTTCGTTCGCCAGATCAACCTCAATCTGTGTGGTTTTGTCGGCACTGGGCTGCGCCAGACTATGGATGCTGTGAAGGAAACTAAGCGCAAAAACGCCAACCGTCATACGTGTTAACCAGGAACTACGTTTCAATCGATTCATAGGGAAAAGTTAAGTGATGGGTACGAGTGGCAATTGACCAATTGATCAAGCCAAGTTAGTAAACGAAACCTGGGTTCAATTATACCCTATCAACGCCTAGTTCAGCCCAGAGAAAAGGGCATTTATCCACTTTTCGTTTTTCACGGCTTCCGAAATGGTAGCTACGTTCCGCAATGACAAACGCTACTGAGTATACTACTCCACGCCGAAACGGAGTTTTTACCTTATGAAATCGTTCAAAAATCTTGTAAACTGGTCATCGATGAGTTAGCCTTGCTTGAAACCAGTATCAACAACTAACATTGACGTATTTATGGGGACAGACGTTCTAGACGAGGGACCGTTCTATCATGGAACGAAAGCGGATTTGCAGGTTGGCGATTTGCTGACAGCCGGGTTCGAGTCGAATTACAAACCTGAACTCATAATGAATCACATTTACTTTACTGCTTTAGCTAACGGGGCAGGGCTTGCTGCGGCCCTGGCCAAAGGTGACGGATGTGAACGTGTTTATATCGTCGAACCGATGGGATGCTTCGAAAATGATCCTAACGTCACGGACAAAAAGTTTCCGGGCAATCCGACACGCTCCTATCGCAGCCGGGAACCCTTGAAAATTGTTGGCGAATTAACCGATTGGGTAAGGCAAACGCCAGAAGAACGCCAAAAATGGCGCGAACGACTAGCGGTTATCCGAGCCGATTTGAACGCAGAGATTATCAATTAATTTGTGCCTGGGCGAAACCAGGGTATGGCTCCGGCAGCCCGATAGATTTTTAGGTCATATCCTTTTGCGACAGCCACAACATAGAGATAACAAGATTTTCACAGGCCCATGGATACCCTAAAAGCGAAAGCATTTACCATTTCACTGGCTTACGTAGGCATTGGAACACTGGCACTGTTTATCGTAGGAACTAAGTCGATCATGCAAAATGAGCTGGCTTCAATCCTGATTCCTATCATCACTATCTTAACCTTACCGGTCTGTTTTTTAGGGTTTGGCGTGTTGTACGGCGGAGAAAATAATGAGTGGATTGCCTTACTGGTTCAGCTGATCGTGTTCATACTATTCTGGCAGATGTTGACTAAATACATGCTAAGCAGAAACAAGTATGCAGACACTTACACAGTAGACAGGGGTACGCGATTCGTAAAAATTGCAGGAATTACAGTACTGTGTTGTCTGATTGATGGTATAGCGCGCAGCTTATTACCTGGTTGGGGATTGGATCATAGAGCCTGGTTGTATTACACCCTGTTGATTCTAACCGTGGGAGACATTTTCTACTACCTACTCTTCGTCGTTGCTTTTGAGCTGATTAACGCCCGATTTAATAGGCGTCAATCGACCAGGTTTTCCATTAGCATCAGCTTTGTACTGGCCGTCGTATGTTTCTTTCTCTTTAGCTCATTACGGTTTTGGACGGTAGAGCAGAAAACAATCATGGGATTTACGTACGGATTAATTGGCATCCTGTACGGCTATCTCTACGCTCATTGGGTGCCGGCAACGAGCCACTCCGATTGACTGTAACCAGCATACATACGTCGATTCAACATGAGGTACTACTTTACACAGGTGCTGGTTTGCTTATCGTCACCCTCGCGGAGGTCCTAAGCGTTAAACCGATCGCCAATTGAGCTTACGAACAAATTGGCCGAAATGGGGCTTAGTAACACAATTGTACAGGGATTGCGACCGGAAATAGATTACTGAGTCAGTGAAGCCTATCTGTCCCAAGCTTAAATGGGTACTAGTGCGCTATTGACCACTCGTTCGCTTCCTTCATGGGTACAACACCGTTATGAATTTTGATACGATTGACTACCTGAGCGAAGGCACCCCAAGACAACGGGAAGCCTACAGGATTCTGACGGAACACGCTATTCTGACCAAGCTGGAATCATTTACACCCCTGCTGGTGGGCACCATTCCGATCAACATTGACATCGAAACCAGCGACCTCGACATCATTTGCCGTTGGGTCGACAGACATACGTTCATAACCGTTGTCCGGGACAGTTTCAGTGGAGAAGATGGTTTTAGTATACGGGAATCGGCAGAATCAGGAAAGGAGGTCGTCGTCGCTACGTTCCGGATCGATGGCGTTGAGATCGAATTGTTCGGCCAGAACGTTCCTACTCATCAACAAATGGGGTACCGACACATGCTGATCGAACATAAACTGCTGACAGAACGGGGTGAACCATTTCGGCAGGAGATTCTTGCCCTCAAACGAATGGGTTACAAGACTGAACCAGCGTTCGGCAGGGCGCTCGGACTTCAAGGAAACCCTTACATTGAACTACTCGCTTACGAATCTGACCCTTCGTCTCCTGACCGTTCGTAATGCCAGTACCCACATCAACCAGATGGTGCGTTCCAGCCCGTTTGCCACTAGATTCATAGCCCAACAAAATTCCGTTTTCTGTCATTCCAGGACCAGGATGTCAGGATGACAGAAAACGGAATTGATGATCAAGCGACTAAATGCTAACTTATCCAGCGTACACGTTCACGTTCATTCGCTATTGATCTTAGCCGTGCTGGCCGTGACTCCGTTTGACGGGTCTGGTTGATGCCCATTGAGGCATCATCAGAACGGCTATTTTGAGGTTGAGACTTCCTGCTTGTTAGCAACCTGTTCGCGGACCGCCGGTGCTATTTTCGTGCCGAACAATTCGATAGCACGCAACACGTTTGCATGGGGCAATTGTGGGCCACTGATCAGTTGAGCCAGATAGCGGGTGTTCTGAAACAGATCGTGGAAGTGTACTATCTTACCGATAATTTCCTGAGGACTCCCCACCAAAAGCGGGCCGTATTGGCGCATGTACTCGAACTGTTCACGGTTGAGTGGTGGCCAGCCGCGCTCACGACCAATTCGGTTCATCATCGTCTGGTACGTCGGGAAAAACTCATCCGAAGCCTGCTGTGAATCATCGGCCACGTAAAAATGGGAATTCATCGCCAACGGTAACTGACTGACATCGTGCCCCGCCTTAGCTGCGGACTGGCGAAACAAATCTACCAGCGGTACGAACCGGTCGGGCGTACCACCCAGCATGGCCACCGTCATCGGGAGGTTCATTTGACCGGCCCGCACGGCCGAAGCGGGTGTTCCGCCCACGGCCAGCCAGATTGGAATTGATGGTTGATAAGGTCGGGGATAAATGCCCAGATTGTCGATGCCAGCCCGATGGTGGCCCTGCCAGCTTACGCGCTCCTGCTGATTGATTTTTACCAGTAAGTCGAGCTTCTCGGTAAATAGCTCATCGTAGTCGTTCAACTCATAGCCAAACAATGGGAACGATTCGATGAACGACCCACGACCCGCCATGATCTCGGCTCGGCCCGCCGAGATTAAATCCAGTGACGCGAAATTTTGAAATGTCCGCACGGGATCAGCCGAACTAAGCACAGTGACCGAACTCGATAAACGGATGGTCTTGGTGACACTTGCCGCAGCCGCTAGAATCACTTCGGGAGACGATACCACAAAATCGGGCCGGTGGTGTTCACCCAGCGCAAATACGTCTAGTCCTGTCTGGTCGGCCAGTTTAATTTCTTCCAGCAGCTGCTGCATCCGTTGGTATCCATTGGATGCTTTACCGATCAGGCCATCGGGGGTAACGTCGCCAAAACTACTTATTCCTAATTCCATGTCTATTTTTCAGTAAAGGAGTCTGTTTGTATTGCTGGTTCTTATTCCCTTGTTTCTTTATCCAATCGGTGGGGATTCTGAAAAAAGCCCAAACAAACCGGTGTGTAACTGTAATGAAGAACCTAAAAAAAAGTCAATTTGTATCCCCACACCGTCAAAAAATACAACCACGCTGACGGGGAGTTCGTTCTGACTGGCTAGTTCAGGTCGTTCTGCGTAATGAACGTAAAGAAAACTCAAACTATTTCCAGCGTTCGGTTTCCCAGTGCAAAGTGCCCTTGGTGTGAACCACGGCTTGCATCGTGTCGGCAGTACAGCCGGAAAAGAAGGAGCGCATCTCAGCGTGATTCAATGCGTTTTTCTTTGCAGCTTTGTATAGTCTATAGGCATAGAGTGACGTAACGCTTGGTGCTGCGTATTTTTGGTACCAATGCCCAATTCCAAATCAATAAAAATCTGGTATGAGTGAGCACGTCGATGCCGATACAGCCCTGGAAATAGAACGGCTACAGCTTGCGTTGCAAGCGGCTCATGTAGGTACCTGGGATTATAACCTGGTAACAAACTACGCACTATGGTCACCAATATGTAAACAACTATTTGGCCTGTCTCCTACTTCCACTGTGTCGGCAGCTGTTCTTCTGGACCAGGTCCACCCTGATGATAAAGAACGGGTCGCTCAGGCAAATGCGCGCATCCTTAGCCCGCAAAGCGATGGCAACCACAATGTCATTTTCCGAACGATAAACGGGCCTGATACTTATCGCTGGGTACAGGCGAAGGGCCGTACGATTATCAACCAGCAAGGTCGCATCGTTCGCTTCAGTGGTATCGTTATTGACATCACGGAGTTGAAACAAGCCCAGGAAACGATCAGGCAAAGTGCCGATGTACTGGAACAACGGGTTCTGGAGCGTACCAAAGCACTGAACGAAGCTAATCAGCAACTAAAGAAATCGAACGAGAACCTTGAAGAGTTTGCCTACATCGCATCGCATGATTTGCAGGAGCCGCTGCGCAAAATTCAGACTTTCGGCGATCTGCTGAACGAGAAATACGCACCACATCTGGGTGAGGGAGTCGCCTACCTGGAACGCATGCAAACCGCTGCCCGCCGAATGTCGAATCTGATCAAAGATCTGCTGATGTTCTCGCGCATCTCGAGTCGGCAAAGAGCCACGATGTCCGTAGGCTTGACCGAACTTGTTCAGTTCGTTCTTCAGGATTTAGAAATGACCATTGAAGACACGAAAGCGACCATACATGTTGACCCACTACCAACGGTGCAAGGTGATCAGTCGCAATTGGCACAACTCTTTTTAAACTTATTGAGTAACGCCATCAAGTTTCATCGGGCAGGCGTTACGCCGTTGATTACGGTAAAAGCGACGGTCGTAAACGCAACGGAATTGCCGGTCTCCGTTTGGCCTGCCCGGGTCGTTGATAGCTATAATTGTATCGAGGTGTCCGATAACGGTATCGGGTTTGACGAGAAATACCTGGATCGAATTTTTCAGGTATTTCAGCGGTTGCACGGCAAAAGTGAGTACGCCGGTACGGGCATCGGATTAGCCATCTGCGAGAAGGTAACGGCTACGCACGGGGGTGCTATTACGGCTAAAAGTCAACTAGGTCAGGGAACTACGTTCTGCATTTACCTTCCGGTTTAGCCCCATCGGCACAGCGTTTCCCGGCTGACTACCTTGCTACCCAAAAGATCGACTGCCAACTTACTCATTGGCAATACACTGTCACTGTTCAGGTATTGCTTTTTGTTATCAGCAGTTCCCCGTACCTACCTACACTATGAACGCACCGACTGCCAATCACATTGAGTTGTTTCGTTACTTAAGAACACTCATCGATACTACCGAAAACGATCGCAGTGCTTACCCTCAGTTTGCCCTGGTCGAAGCCTACTGGCACATTGGTCGCATCGTGGTTGAAACGGAACAGGATGGGGCAGAACGGGCCGATTATGGCATCCATTTGATCGAGCAGTTGTCACAGCACCTGTCGGCAGCATTCGGAAAAGGCTATAGCTTACCAAACATGTGGCGCTTCAAACAATTTTATTTAGCCTTTCCAATGCCGGCTGCCCATGGAAACGCGTCAGTAGATTTGAGACAGTATCTGCGCACCGAACTGACCTGGTCGCACTATCGCCTGTTGATGACCATCAAAAACAGGCAGGAACGGGCTTTCTATATCCAACAGGCCGCCGATGATCGGTGGACGGTTCGGTTCCTGCAAAAATTAGTTCGATCCCGGTATTATTACCAGGCGGCACTCGGTGAAGAGAGCCTGTTGTCTAGCCCTAAAAAAATCGTACAGTATGCCCCTATTCCGATGGCTGACCAACAACCAACAAATTACCGAACACGGTTGGCCGGCATCCGGAAACTTATGCTGGAACGGTACGTCGGTTATGCCTTTGTTGCGCAACGCCAGTTTGTTAGTGTGCAGGGAACGGAACAGTGGGTTGAACTTGTCTTTTTCCATATCGTTCTACAACGCTATGTCCTGATCCAGCTCGGCGAACACACACCATCGAGTAGTGCCTCGTTTGCGCAGTTGGTTGACGCCTACATCACTAAACAACCGCCTACACTAACGAAGTCGCCGATTGGCTTATTGATTGATCAGCAGGGAGCCGTGAACGTGATTTCAGCAAGTTTTGAGATGGGCCTGCCAGCCGATGAGCGTGCCCTGTTGCCCCAAACGCTCCGGG
Coding sequences:
- a CDS encoding PDDEXK nuclease domain-containing protein yields the protein MNAPTANHIELFRYLRTLIDTTENDRSAYPQFALVEAYWHIGRIVVETEQDGAERADYGIHLIEQLSQHLSAAFGKGYSLPNMWRFKQFYLAFPMPAAHGNASVDLRQYLRTELTWSHYRLLMTIKNRQERAFYIQQAADDRWTVRFLQKLVRSRYYYQAALGEESLLSSPKKIVQYAPIPMADQQPTNYRTRLAGIRKLMLERYVGYAFVAQRQFVSVQGTEQWVELVFFHIVLQRYVLIQLGEHTPSSSASFAQLVDAYITKQPPTLTKSPIGLLIDQQGAVNVISASFEMGLPADERALLPQTLRE
- the arr gene encoding NAD(+)--rifampin ADP-ribosyltransferase, with the translated sequence MGTDVLDEGPFYHGTKADLQVGDLLTAGFESNYKPELIMNHIYFTALANGAGLAAALAKGDGCERVYIVEPMGCFENDPNVTDKKFPGNPTRSYRSREPLKIVGELTDWVRQTPEERQKWRERLAVIRADLNAEIIN
- a CDS encoding GH39 family glycosyl hydrolase, producing MNRLKRSSWLTRMTVGVFALSFLHSIHSLAQPSADKTTQIEVDLANEKGPLKPIWAWFGYDEPNYTYMKDGKKLLTEISKLSKVPVYVRVHSLLVTGDGEAALKWGSTNAYTEDANGKPVYNWTIVDKIFDTFIERGMKPIAQIGFMPQALSSKPEPYRHHWKPGDNYDDIYLGWAYPPKDYTKWSELVYQWVKHSVAKYGQKEVESWYWELWNEPNISYWKGTTEEYIKLYDYTADAVKRALPTAKMGGPEVTGPGSAGSQKFFKAFMDHVVNGKNYVTGKVGTPIDFITFHAKGAPKLVDGHVQMNMGTQLRDIDKGFDIVASYPSLKNLPIIIGESDPEGCAACSEDFSPQNAYRNGTMYSSYTAASFARKYDLAQSRGVNLAGAVTWAFEFEDQPWFRGFRDLATNGVDKPVLNVFRMFGMMPGTRVDVKSGLAYDYVRVRDESVRAEADINALASKDAKSAAVMVWNYHDDNVPAPNAPISVQVKGLPSKKITVHHYRVDKEFSNSYEVWKTMGSPKNPTPEQVAKLEKAGQLKEFSAPKPVTATGGETTLNFSLPRQGVSLLKFTWE
- a CDS encoding LLM class flavin-dependent oxidoreductase; this encodes MELGISSFGDVTPDGLIGKASNGYQRMQQLLEEIKLADQTGLDVFALGEHHRPDFVVSSPEVILAAAASVTKTIRLSSSVTVLSSADPVRTFQNFASLDLISAGRAEIMAGRGSFIESFPLFGYELNDYDELFTEKLDLLVKINQQERVSWQGHHRAGIDNLGIYPRPYQPSIPIWLAVGGTPASAVRAGQMNLPMTVAMLGGTPDRFVPLVDLFRQSAAKAGHDVSQLPLAMNSHFYVADDSQQASDEFFPTYQTMMNRIGRERGWPPLNREQFEYMRQYGPLLVGSPQEIIGKIVHFHDLFQNTRYLAQLISGPQLPHANVLRAIELFGTKIAPAVREQVANKQEVSTSK
- a CDS encoding sensor histidine kinase; this translates as MSEHVDADTALEIERLQLALQAAHVGTWDYNLVTNYALWSPICKQLFGLSPTSTVSAAVLLDQVHPDDKERVAQANARILSPQSDGNHNVIFRTINGPDTYRWVQAKGRTIINQQGRIVRFSGIVIDITELKQAQETIRQSADVLEQRVLERTKALNEANQQLKKSNENLEEFAYIASHDLQEPLRKIQTFGDLLNEKYAPHLGEGVAYLERMQTAARRMSNLIKDLLMFSRISSRQRATMSVGLTELVQFVLQDLEMTIEDTKATIHVDPLPTVQGDQSQLAQLFLNLLSNAIKFHRAGVTPLITVKATVVNATELPVSVWPARVVDSYNCIEVSDNGIGFDEKYLDRIFQVFQRLHGKSEYAGTGIGLAICEKVTATHGGAITAKSQLGQGTTFCIYLPV
- a CDS encoding DUF4269 domain-containing protein — translated: MNFDTIDYLSEGTPRQREAYRILTEHAILTKLESFTPLLVGTIPINIDIETSDLDIICRWVDRHTFITVVRDSFSGEDGFSIRESAESGKEVVVATFRIDGVEIELFGQNVPTHQQMGYRHMLIEHKLLTERGEPFRQEILALKRMGYKTEPAFGRALGLQGNPYIELLAYESDPSSPDRS
- a CDS encoding Hsp70 family protein gives rise to the protein MNTISCGIDFGTSNTSVAIANDGAINLVPVENGHVTIPSAIFFRRVDNKAFYGRVAVNAFFERQDGRFMRSLKRVLGTSLMKQGTLVNGASMNFATIITSFLKEIKDKADSAAGQELEHVVMGRPVHFVDNDPAADARAQAELQVIAQRIGFKHIDFQFEPIAAAFAHEVRLSSEKLAIVADLGGGTSDFTVIKLSKQNIRKPDRSSDILANTGVRIGGNDFDKELSLAAIMPELGYRSRYGDKQLEVPLKPFHDLAEWSKVNFLYTPKVIQQIRQLLHQSHDKKRYRRLLQVLEDETGHTLLAAAEELKIALTSQVIYNATFDFIEPGFSIAIPRDRFDEAIQGEVE